One genomic region from Anaerolineales bacterium encodes:
- a CDS encoding DUF4013 domain-containing protein has translation MDVGKSFVYVFEDKKWLEKLLIGAVVAVIPIANLALGGYANEIIRRVTGRSTEPLSDWGDFGQKFVEGLLLTVAGLVYGLPALLFGIPLIPLIIGVATQAENQQGIAWVLGGVSLGLICLLGLYGLVFSFVFPAAQVNYARRRTFAAAFYLREIFHLVGENLGGYVLAWLAYFVFALVAAAVLG, from the coding sequence ATGGACGTCGGCAAGTCATTTGTGTACGTGTTCGAGGACAAGAAGTGGCTCGAGAAGCTCCTGATCGGCGCCGTGGTGGCTGTGATTCCCATCGCCAATCTGGCGCTGGGAGGCTACGCCAACGAAATCATCCGGCGAGTGACAGGTCGCAGCACGGAACCTCTATCGGATTGGGGAGACTTCGGCCAGAAGTTCGTCGAGGGCCTGCTGCTGACCGTGGCCGGCCTGGTGTACGGCCTCCCGGCGCTGCTATTCGGGATCCCGCTCATTCCTCTGATCATCGGTGTCGCGACTCAGGCGGAGAACCAGCAGGGAATCGCCTGGGTGCTGGGCGGGGTCAGCCTGGGGCTGATATGTCTGCTGGGGCTGTACGGCCTGGTGTTCTCGTTCGTTTTCCCGGCGGCCCAGGTGAACTATGCCCGACGGCGGACCTTCGCAGCCGCGTTCTACTTGCGTGAGATCTTTCACCTGGTGGGTGAGAACCTGGGCGGCTACGTGCTGGCCTGGCTGGCGTATTTTGTCTTCGCCTTGGTGGCTGCGGCAGTGCTGGGT